Genomic segment of Salvia hispanica cultivar TCC Black 2014 chromosome 2, UniMelb_Shisp_WGS_1.0, whole genome shotgun sequence:
ACCAAAGAATTGCCTAACAAGATCACAAGAAGGTCACCAATGGCAAACCAACTGGTCTTGTAGGTCTTTCATGCCTAGTGATCTCAAAGAGCCAAGGCTCACAGAGTAACTAGGACTTACCCCCGGGACATGCACATGCTAACCACAATCAAAATGCAAAATCCTAATGCAAGTGAGCATTTTATCAACAGGTAAGCATTTAGTTCCCATATCAGCAGGGTTTTTATCAGTGTGCaccttttgaagaaaaatttcACCTTTTTCAACAATATATCTAATGTAATGAAATCTCACATCAATATGTTTTGTCCTATCATGGAAAATAGGGTTTTTACATAATTGAATGACAGATTGGGAATCAGAAAACACAGTAGGAGAATTATTCAAAAACTTAAGTTCAGAGAGAACTCCCTTTAACCATACAGCCTCTTTCATTGCCTCAGTGATAGCAATATATTCTGACTCAGTAGTAGACAAGGCCACTATATACTGTAGCTGTGACTTCCAACTAACACATGACCTGCACACAGTGAACACATAGGAGGTAGTAGACTTCCTCTTATCCTTGTCATTTGCATAGTTGGAATCCACAAAACCAGTTAGTAAAACACCATCATTACATTTAGAGTAACACAACCCATACTTGGCAGTGTGCTTAAGATATCTCAGAAGCCACTTCAAAGCCTCCCAATGAACAGAACCAGGATTTGCCATATATCTACTAAGGCAAGACACAACATAGGCAATGTCAGGCCTAGTGCTAACCATCAAGTACATCACTGATCCAATAGCATTAGCATAGGGGACTTTCTTCATGGCATCAATATCAAACTGAGACTTAGGGCATAAATCTTTACTCAACATAAAATGAGCAGCAAGGGGAACAGAGGCAGGTTTAGCATCAAACATGTTAAATTTCTTCAACACTTTGTACACATAAGGTTCCTGATGCAGAACAAGAGAGCAAGTTTTCCTATCTCTCTCAATGCATATGCCAAGAATTTTCTAAGCATCCCCTAGATCTTTCtcttagagtttgtatactagaaatcacgtttcgagtgattgaatactgtaaaactcttattttattttccaaagaataaaacagattatttttgtcataatgttgttatgttttacatttaatggatgttaattgcatgcttaaatgtataagttaacttaacaaagtctaagtgtttgttttagtagaccggttgtgggcggcgtccactttaaggtaacacggtcagatctatgcaatgctttgcaaaagaaaaagaagaatttcacaacctagataggcttagactacctatcgtgaaaggttgcaatgtcagtccgcatatttctaagccttactgaaataagatgacattggtgtggtatagcactgaacggatccaaagtccttataatttcggatttggatgaggagagttcaatattacttctgtagtggctgctcgtaatattccaattaaagcttatattaaattgtgggttcaatataattagtaaaaagtaaattgaatgagcccatatccaaaaccttccatagatccctgtctgggcccaaaaggaacttaatataaataggagaataaaggagacagaaaaagACACAATTTTTAGACTACAATTTTCGTCCCTCTCTATCCCAGAGGGGCTCGAAATTTTCTCCTATTCgaagaaggatttcttctgtcttctttatttaagtccaaGTATTCtggtaagatcagcccacactgatattggagtacagttcgggaaccagagagaagatctgtggtctagtattcaaagcgtcacgtggagaagctgctagccatcttcaattctttgcagaattaattaggtattatttctgctccgtagaaaagcatgttttaggtttcaatattcttaaagcatgattaattcaagttatgagcatgatacatgtgagaattacgcgaatagattttgtctaaataatctgctaaatagatctgattattatgttatttatttgtgCGATTAAtgattgttaaattatgttaatctGTCGCActgcttccgctgccagtcttttttttttttcaaaaacacCGATATGGTGGAGGGTTCGTGGGTCCCTCATCCCTTTATATCATCAGAAGATCATTACAATCATGCCCAAAAGTGGCAAGTACAAGCAAAGCAAGAGTAAATCACTGTCCAAACCCAATCAAAGACGGACATTAACCTACTCTCAGCCAGAACTGCCTAGAAAAATTAATCCAAGTACAAAACAGTTAAACATGCAAACTCCAGTATCACTACACGAGGGCAGCTGATCGAGGTTTTACTCCCGTTGTTCATCTTCCGATTGAGGGGCCTCCATTTGTTCACGCCGGATGATCGCCTTCAGACTGCTTGGGGCCGTGTATCCGTCAAATTGGCTGAGGTTCTCGGAATCGCTGCCAAGTTTAGCAAGACAAGCCGTCGCCTTGTTCTTTGCACTACAGATATTCGAGAAACGCGTAGTACATTCTCTCTGCATTAGACGTAGCCGAGCCATTTCCGATCTGGATTGAGCTGGACCATAGCATTTCTCATTAATGAGCCGGACCACTTGCGAGTCATCCATTTCAACCCAGACATGAGTGCCGAGGTTCTTGGCCTCTGATAATCCGATTCTTACAATTTTTGCACTTACCTCGAGAGCGGAGGTCATCGCGAACGACACGCTGAATGCAAGGAGAAGGCGTCCACGGTGATCGCGGATAAGGCCTCCCCCGTTTGCTCGGCTAGAATTCCCCAAGACACTAGATGCCGTGTTGAGCTTAATCCAGGGGGGATCTGGTGGCTTCCATTTGATTGGCCTACCGAGTAGTGCCGGCCGTATAGGTTCCGCTTGGGTCGGAGTAGGCATGGGGATCTCGACGCCTCTTCCCTGCTTTTGAGGGAGCTTGTTATTGTTCAAGAGATTTTGAATATGTACCCGGACGTGCCAGACAACGATATGAGGTTTAAACACCACCTCATTGTGGCGACACCTGTTTCGTTCCGCCCAAAGGAACCACATGATGAGGCAGGGGAGAACCCGGCAAAGATGGGTCTTCTCCCATTGGTTAATGCGTTTCGACCAGCCCTCTAGCCTCTCCGGGATTGAGTCTTCGGGTCTGAGAGGGTGTGTCACTCCTGGGAACTAATGATCAAAGGCTCGCCAAACTTTTGAAGCCCCTACCCCGTTCACGAAAAGGTGTTGCAGTGATTCGATCCCAGGTTGGAGCGGGCAACAGTAGCATTTGGATGCAAGCTCAATTTTCCTCCATTGTAGTTTGGTGTCCACGGGTATCCGATTGGAAAGTAGGCGCCAAATGAAGATGGACATCGAGGTAGTAATACATCCATGCCAAATGTCCTCAAGTGCCGGGATAATTGGTCGTTGTGATCTGACTGTTTCCCATGCCGAAGCAAGAGTAAATTTCCCTGATTTCGAAAGATTCCACCTTGGCGTGTCCGGCTTATCGTGGACGATAGGTGTCGCGATGATCTCCTCGACCAGCTGTTGGGAGATCCCAACTTGGGCACTCAGAATCAGTAGTTTGTTTATGTCCCATTGGCCCTCCTGCCAAAACTCAGCCACCCGAGTTTGCTGATTGCCTCTATCATCAAAGCATCTTTCCCTAAGGGGCTGATCTCCAAGCCAAATGTCATCCCAGAAAAGAATGTTTCCCTTACAGAGTACCCAACGGATGTGTGGATGAGCGGTGGTCCAAGATCTCGACAGTCGTCTCCATGTCGGGCTGCAACGACTCGAGGTAGGGAGGGCGAGCGGTGAGGCTTTCCTGCAGTACTTACTATACATGTGCGTGGCCCAGAGGGAGTTTTGCTCTTGGAATCTCCACCAAAGCTTAATGTTGAATGCCCTCAAAACCTCTTTAAAACTACGGACTCCAAGGCCACCTTCAGCCGTCGGGAGGCAGATCTGTCCCTAGCTGATCCAGTGCGTGCACTTTCTTTCATTGGTGGCTCCCCAAAAAAACCGAGCAAGTTGTTGGTCCAGTTGCTTGATAGCCCCACCGGTAGGCTCGATGGCTTGGAAGGTATGGATTGGGATGGCCTCAAGAGTGGTTTTGATGAGAGTAAGTCTTCCCCCAAACCAAAGGTGCCTATGAGCCCAACCATTAATTCTCTTAGCAATTTTTTCTCGCAGAAATAAGAACAAATCTGTTCGTTTGGCTCCTCGAAAGATGggtgataagtcgtattctaagccttggttactcgtcagtatgtcgtgaaatacatgtattatctgcaaaacagttgctaaagtgtgcaggattgaaggatccaagtcagtaggtgACGATTCGGGTGACACAAGTGAGAAGGGCACTAGAAGGGTGCGATACTGACCAgaatgcatgccagagaaaaggctcgagatggagaaggaggatagctgggatgatcattgacaagggcaaaaaggtcaaagtgcgggagaagtctaccctaaaagcaagggcaagcctccctataaaagaagccacttggagagagagaagagaggcAGTTCGGTTCGGAGTTTGACaatcacacttagtagaattctctctagaagatccatccttcagcattatcttacctctcgttcctcgccacagccatggtcacttgatgtccaagagtctgccggagaagtcatcagttcgcctttccagccagttatcgcagtagtatagtagtatcatcgcccggagtggcacaaacaatcttaatcgctttcttagtttaacGTTTACTTTTGTTCATTGCTAGttatttgcaaacactcatcgttgttgctcttttgaagtaccTTGTTAATTTCCAGCTTTtacattatgaagtttctatttcgcatgtaactttggtttgagtttgcttcattctgcctagggaagttagatttagttattgctttcaatttctagGTGTTTTCTATTCGGGAGTTGTTGATTCGAAGTTGTAGCTAAGTTAgtcaagttttcgtgcatgagttttttttctgagccgtgattaccaccttgcatgtcggtcagtagaagtaaaagtTGCAGTTTACCGTTTAATTcaagtttaagcattttaatcgatggatcttaagtttgaatttgtgaatctgaagttcagtcatggtgtttgtgtttatctgaattctgtcaatacttggtgaagaagaaaacgtcaaaatcaactttagtttgaaccacttttacttttaagttactttttacttttgttccctacttttcagaggTACTATCTAGACTTGTCAGAAGCCCCCAGCCATCAGATACACCTTGTTTTCTaactttcctcttttagtaactgtgtactttccatatgtctctgatacaccttgtcccctattttcacgaacactcccacatgtccgttattttcccgcctactagtcagtagagtaccacctttatttccggtctaggtaaaatctcaacccaagcgtggtagctaaccaacaCCCAGGGaagtcaccacagttatcaaaacgtgtccatcctcgtgggattcgacccttacctccattatactagccagtagaaatgggttgaggaaatttgtttgaagccaggtcccggttatcgtaccaacgactcagctgggtcgggaatcacttcctgatcagttggatacactccaatttcacatACGAAACCATCGAGGATAAACGACCAAGAGGCCGCTTCAATGGGCACCCCCAGGTACAAGAATGGGAAAGTTCCCCGCGAGAAACCTCCACTAGCTTGGATGGTCTCCGCCACTCCTCATGTGCTTCTGCAATATAAAAGTTGCTTTTTGGTAGGCTGATTTGCTGACCCGAAGCCAATTCATAATCATTGAGGCATTTTTTTAGGCGCCGGATAGCCCTCGTGGAGGCTTGTGTGAAGATAAGGATATCATCCGCATAGGCAAGGTGGCTAATCCTTGAACAGTGTAGGGCCGTCTTGAAGAGCATTTCCTTCCTCCCAAGAATTAGTTTATCCAAGGCTCGTGATAGGCAATCCGCGGCAATAACAAACAAGGCTGGAGAGATAGGGTCTCCCTGCCGGAGGCCCCTTGTAGAGCCAAAGAAGCCGGCCGGGGCTCCATTAATAATGATAGAAAACCAGCACCTACTAATGCACCGCTCGATAAGGCTAATCCATACCTCGGGAAATCCCATCCGGCCAAGAATCTTAATCAGGAATGGCCATTGGACTCGGTCATAAGCCTTTGCCATATCCAGTTTGAGGGCCACATTTGGGGCGGGGGAACATTTAGGCAGTTTGTGAAACATCTCTTGCGCCAAGAAAACGTTATCATGTAGAAGCCTCCCTTTGACGAACCCACTTTGGTTGGGGGAGATAACTTTTGGGAGCAGGGGTGTCATCCGTGCCACGAGGACTTTGGTGATGATTTTGTTAGTAACATTGCAAAGGCTGATGGGCCGATAATTTGTCCACGCCCGGGGTGCCTCTTTTTTTGGAATAAGGACGATTGAGGTGGCGGTGAAGCTTCGCGGTAGAAAAGCTCCGCTGAACGCTTGAGCAACTGCATTAGTAACGTCGGATTCAACAATGGCCCAACATTTCTGGAAGAAAGTGGCTGAGAAGCCGTCCGGCCCCGGGGCACTATCCCCGGACATATCATACACCGCCTTTctaacttcttcttcttgtggGGTGGATATCAGCCCCTCAAAGTCCGTGTCCGGAGGCAGTTGGTGAATGATGTCTAGGTTAGGTTCATCCAGAGGGATAGGTGTGGGTGCGAGGAGCCTCTGAAAAAACTCAATCGCCGATGCTCGAAGCTCTGAGTCCTCTATAATGACGCTGGTGCCGTCCTCGACACCATGGATGTGCAAGCGTGTCCTCTTCTGTTTAACCCAGCTCTGGTAGAACCTCGTGTTTCTATCACCTTCGGATAACCATCTAAGGGTCGCCTTTTGTCTCCAAAagtcttcttccattttgagGAGTAAAATGTATTCTGCAATAGCTCTATTGATACTTGCTCGATGACCGGGGGATGGATCAGCTTCGAACGCCTCTTGTCCTGCAACAACCCTCTCTTCCGCCACTTTAAGGTTAGCGTTTAGATTCCCAAACACCTCCTTGTTCCACTGTTGAAGGGTTTTCTTAACTCTTGCAAGCTTAATTTGTAGATTAGGCATGCCCGACGCATCCGTCGGCTGAGTCCAGTCACTACGCACCAGCTCCAAAAACCCTTGATGACAGATCCACATGTTTTGAAAGCGAAAGCTACTTCCTCTCGGAGCCAGGTTTGCAATTTTACACCTCATTAGCACGGGCCCGTGGTCTGATGCAACTCGAGGGAGGTTAGTGACTCTTGTGGCTTCGAAGGTGTTTAACCATCCCTCGCCAACAAAGCACCTATCCAGCCGCTCAAATAGATTGTTTTTCGCCCACGTAAAACCAGCCCAGTTAAAGCCCGGGTCCAGCAACCGGCAGTCTTCAATAGCCTCAGCAAAGTCAATCATCTCCGCTTGGCGATTAGTTTCACTTCCGATTCTATCTCGAGTATGAAGAATCGTATTAAAGTCACCCCCAATGAGCCATGGGGTTCCCTCCACCCTGCTAGCAATTTCCCGCATCTTGTCCCATAGCGAGTATCTTTCCCCTCTAGTACACTTCGCATACACCACCGAGATGTGCAGCGGCTGTGGAAGACGTGGGTGAGTAAGTCTTCCGTGCAAAATCTGTTCCGAATCTTCCTCAAGATCAAAAGTAGTCCCTGTTTCTGTAAACAACCAGATTTTGCCGCTTGAATTTGAGCCCCTGAACTCCAGTCCTAGCACCCTTGAATAGAGCTCCGGGTCGGGTTGGGTCAGAGGTTCGATTATCCCAAGGAAGCCAACATTGTACAATTTGATTAGTCTCTTGATGACATTGCGAGTGGGTGCATTTGCAATCCCCCTCACATTCCAAATCAAAAGATTGAACGACATAGTTAACAATTAGAGTCCATACCCGGGGGAGGTGAAGGCCGCCCGCAAGGTGTGGAGTTTTCATTGTTGAGCAATCTGGCGCTCGTGGCTTCGGGTTGGTCTTGCTGCCTCTCATCAAAAGCCCCCTCGAGTTGAG
This window contains:
- the LOC125206145 gene encoding secreted RxLR effector protein 161-like; amino-acid sequence: MFDAKPASVPLAAHFMLSKDLCPKSQFDIDAMKKVPYANAIGSVMYLMVSTRPDIAYVVSCLSRYMANPGSVHWEALKWLLRYLKHTAKYGLCYSKCNDGVLLTGFVDSNYANDKDKRKSTTSYVFTVCRSCVSWKSQLQYIVALSTTESEYIAITEAMKEAVWLKGVLSELKFLNNSPTVFSDSQSVIQLCKNPIFHDRTKHIDVRFHYIRYIVEKGEIFLQKVHTDKNPADMGTKCLPVDKMLTCIRILHFDCG